A window from Catalinimonas alkaloidigena encodes these proteins:
- a CDS encoding reverse transcriptase family protein, whose translation MAEETPPQPRTRQELYDQVRQSSREAVTLREMARMGFWPKGQGIPPIPQALLEKQQALQQELQPLVEQSRKMEDRVRMLKELRKKRMAESRQKRKETKERRERERQARQAAWEQRKTHEILYLGEGVSGGLSQTDDDAQKLQHYQLPRFENAKALAEDMGITVNALRFLAYNRPVSTLTHYQRFTMPKKTGGQRLISAPMPRLKDAQYWVLHHLLQLLPVHEAVHGFCAGRSIVSNARPHVGRQVVLNFDLKDFFPTLTYTRIKGLFCALGYAEAIATPLALLCTEPDTDEVTLDGQTYYVANGERYLPQGAPTSPALTNLICLRLDRRLTGLATKLGFTYTRYADDLTFSADAEGMKHINTLRVMLHRIVEEEGFQVHPDKSRVMRKGSKQEVTGIVVNEKPGVDRATLRRFRALLFQIEKDGIAGKRWGTSPDVVAAIHGYANFVAMVDPEKGKALQERVARIIATVAPHFKKRPRKTYPARSGKWLQTASSEASSSEASTDSGNVNAIPEPPAAKKPWWKFW comes from the coding sequence ATGGCTGAAGAAACGCCCCCGCAACCCCGCACCCGTCAGGAACTTTACGATCAGGTCCGTCAGTCGTCGCGCGAAGCGGTAACGCTCCGCGAAATGGCCCGCATGGGCTTCTGGCCGAAAGGCCAAGGCATTCCCCCGATTCCGCAAGCGCTGTTGGAAAAGCAGCAAGCACTGCAACAGGAGTTGCAACCGCTCGTCGAGCAGAGCCGCAAGATGGAAGACCGGGTGCGGATGCTGAAAGAACTCCGGAAGAAACGGATGGCGGAATCGCGCCAGAAGCGGAAAGAAACCAAAGAACGACGCGAACGGGAACGGCAGGCCCGGCAGGCCGCCTGGGAGCAGCGCAAAACGCACGAAATTCTTTACCTGGGTGAAGGGGTTTCAGGCGGTCTGTCGCAAACGGACGACGATGCGCAAAAGCTCCAGCATTACCAGCTGCCCCGGTTCGAAAACGCGAAAGCCCTCGCCGAAGACATGGGCATTACGGTCAACGCATTACGATTCCTGGCCTACAACCGCCCCGTCTCGACCCTGACGCACTACCAGCGGTTTACCATGCCAAAAAAAACGGGTGGACAACGGCTGATTTCGGCCCCCATGCCGCGCCTAAAAGACGCGCAATACTGGGTGCTACACCACCTCCTGCAACTGCTGCCGGTCCACGAAGCGGTACACGGCTTTTGCGCAGGACGTTCGATCGTCAGCAACGCGAGGCCGCACGTCGGTCGACAGGTGGTACTCAACTTTGATTTGAAAGATTTCTTTCCGACGCTGACGTATACCCGCATCAAAGGGCTGTTTTGCGCGTTAGGGTACGCCGAAGCCATCGCTACGCCGCTCGCGCTGCTCTGCACCGAACCCGATACGGACGAGGTGACGCTCGACGGACAAACGTACTACGTCGCCAACGGCGAACGCTACCTGCCGCAAGGTGCCCCGACCAGCCCGGCCCTGACGAACCTGATCTGCCTCCGTCTGGACCGACGCCTCACGGGCTTGGCTACAAAACTTGGTTTTACCTACACCCGCTACGCCGACGACCTGACGTTCTCGGCCGATGCGGAGGGTATGAAGCACATCAATACGCTACGCGTGATGCTGCACCGCATTGTGGAAGAAGAAGGCTTTCAGGTACATCCGGATAAAAGCCGCGTCATGCGGAAGGGCAGCAAGCAGGAAGTCACTGGCATTGTCGTGAACGAAAAACCGGGCGTAGACCGCGCGACCCTGCGTCGCTTCCGGGCGCTGCTGTTCCAGATCGAAAAGGACGGGATTGCCGGCAAGCGCTGGGGCACGTCGCCCGACGTAGTGGCCGCCATCCACGGGTATGCCAACTTCGTCGCGATGGTCGATCCTGAGAAAGGTAAAGCGCTGCAGGAGCGCGTGGCCCGGATCATCGCCACGGTAGCGCCTCACTTCAAAAAACGTCCCCGGAAAACTTATCCGGCCCGGTCGGGCAAGTGGTTGCAAACCGCTTCCTCGGAGGCGTCGTCTTCGGAAGCATCCACGGACTCCGGCAATGTCAACGCAATTCCAGAGCCACCCGCCGCCAAAAAGCCCTGGTGGAAATTCTGGTAG
- a CDS encoding NADAR family protein: MSTPIRSQAELLQALAQGYQPKYLFFWGHQPRKDGTLGKECFSQWWSAPFEVEGITYLTAEHYMMAEKARLFGDEDVRAQILEATHPHQVKKLGRQVRNYADTVWQQHRFDIVVAGNLAKFSQHPPLREFLVATKERILVEASPVDSIWGIGLTGDDPRAAQPHQWQGLNLLGYALMEVRDRLA, from the coding sequence ATGTCAACCCCCATTCGTAGCCAAGCCGAGCTGCTCCAGGCGCTTGCACAAGGATACCAACCCAAGTACCTGTTTTTCTGGGGACATCAACCGCGCAAAGACGGCACCCTCGGGAAAGAGTGTTTCAGCCAGTGGTGGTCCGCGCCCTTCGAAGTCGAAGGCATCACTTACCTAACGGCAGAACATTACATGATGGCAGAAAAGGCGCGTTTGTTCGGCGACGAAGACGTGCGGGCGCAAATCCTCGAAGCTACGCATCCTCATCAAGTAAAAAAGTTAGGCCGACAGGTGCGGAATTATGCCGATACGGTCTGGCAACAACACCGTTTCGACATTGTAGTCGCCGGTAACCTGGCGAAATTCAGCCAGCACCCACCGCTGCGTGAGTTCCTTGTGGCGACAAAAGAACGCATTCTGGTCGAGGCCAGCCCGGTCGATTCCATCTGGGGCATTGGCCTCACCGGCGACGACCCACGCGCTGCACAGCCGCACCAGTGGCAAG